CACTGTGCCTAGGATGGGCAAGGAGGCAGAAGATTCCTGGGGAGAGCAGCTATGGTTGGGAGTGAGTCAGGGACTGGTCTCTAGATGAAGAAGGAGAGCGTTCACCATGTCTAGATATCTGAGTCCCTTGGTCTTTTGTGTTCTTTTCCTTATTGGGCAGAGGACTCAAACGGGAGCGAGCAATAAACAGTGCTTCGTCTGTAAGTTCTGTGCTGATTCGGGTCAGGAATTCTTCAGAGCAGGATAATTTCTGAAAAGGAAGTTAGAATTCAGTCTGCAAATTCCCATTGGTCTGGTGTCTTCCAGGCTGCAGGCTCTGGCTTGGGAAACTGGTATTAGAAGGCCCTAGACCTGGAAAGCTGTCTGTGGGGCCTTAGGGTTAAGGCTCAAGGCTAAGGCTCAAGGCTCATGGCTCAGACAGGGCTCCCTGCCTGGCTCTTCCCATCTCCTTCACTTTTCCATTGTCGTTTACCTGCCCTCCACCTAAGGAGGCGGCAGCTTGAGATGACCTGATGTCCTTTTTGTCCCCACTCCTGGCAGATGTGGATGCCATCCTCCTGGAAACGAAGTTTTTGTTAGACTGAGAAGCCAACCCACACCCCCTCAGATTCCGCCTCACTCCACTCCCGGGGCCCCAGATTTATTTAGTCCATAACTATAGCTCAAACATCCTACTGACTCAGTTCTGTCCTTGAAAAAATTGGTTGTTTTGCCTACTAAGTTGAAGGGAGGGGCTCTCAGAACAACTCCCTTCCCTATTCCCTCCAGagcccttcttcctccttttctgccAAGGCACTTCCTTAGGCAAGACAGCCAACATGCAGTCCCCGACCCGGCTAATTGGTTGAAATCTTAGGGTACTCGGCAGGAGGGGGGACGGAAAGTTCTAAGGGGACCCTATGATGGGCCTCAGGGGATTGGGAGTCCGGGAAAGAAGGTTGGGAAGAGGGAGAGCCAGGGAAGTGCTGCTCCGGATTGCTATAAAGACCTAAATGTTTACGGAAGTTCTATGGTTCCGTTGCTAGGAGACTAGAGGTTCTAGAACTAAGGACAATGTCCTAGTGTGCCATACTGGCTCTCCTGATTCCTTCTTGGAGGCGGTGACCCCAGAGTTATATCAAGgcatttaggagatggaaaggcGTTAGGGTGGAACTTGGGCTCTAATCCTCCCACCACCAGGGCGGCGCTAGAAGCAAGCGGCAGGCATGCTCGGAGCCTCTCTAGCCACCTCTTCCCAGCCTGGGTCCCGGAGAGCGACGAGGATCGCAAGCGTCGCGGGCGGGGAAGCGATGTGGGCTGTACTAAGTCACCCAATCTCTTGGGGAGGCGCAGACTCGGGACGGAGTAATCTCTACGCCTTACGGTTGCCTCCAGGAGTTTACGCCCTCTgtgaaatgcaaaatgcagattCCCTCTCAGGTCTCTTCTGCTGCTCCCTTTCCAGTTTCTTCCTTTGCGGCTGGCTCTcgagtctctcccctcccctgtgcGTTGGTACGAGCCGAAGCCTAGGGGCCCCGGCAGGAAAAGGAAGCAGGCCGGCCTTAAAGGGACCTCAgccattatttatttaattaatttatttatatttaaaagccgCTCTCTCCTTCTTCCGATGTTCTTAACGTCCCGGACAGAAGAGTAGGCTCCAGAAGCCAGGCGCAGCGGAGCTGCGGAGCCCGCTGCTGGAGACGTCAGCTCCTGCCCATCGGAAGGCCAGGTGTGCGTGAGCTGTGCCCAGGGGTGTCCCGCACCCCGGCGCCCTGCGGGCTCTAACAGCTGGGATTGCCCGGGGGAACTGGGCCCAGGGCTCAGGTGGAGCGGCTGATGCCCGGAGCTGAAAGGTGAGACCACGCTGGTAAGGCTGGTACCAAGACCTTGCCCCTCCAGACCTGGGCCGAGACGACAAGGGGAGCCGCCAAGATGCCAGAGGAAAATATCTTCCTGTTCGTGCCTAACCTTATCGGTGAGTGCTGCCTGCGGCCCCAAAAccagcggggtgggggtggggaggggcgcGAGAAACCCTAAGCTGGCTCCCCAATCACACCCTGTAcctctcccatcccatcccaaggTTATGCCCGGATTGTCTTCGCCATCATTTCCTTCTACTTTATGCCCTGCTGCCCCTTCACGGCCTCCTCCTTCTATCTACTCAGCGGACTCCTAGACGCTTTCGATGGACACGCAGCTCGAGCCCTTAATCAAGGTGACAGAACTTTACCACCACCAGCACTAACTGGGGTCCCAAcatcctctgtcctttccctgctTTCTCAGAACCTCGTTGAGAGCTGCCTAGGATATAAGCTTGCTCTTGATGATTGATCTCTGTTTGGGATGGGTGTGGAAGACCTAGACCCTGCATAGCTGTGAGCATGGAATTCCATTCGGGTGTGGCATAATGGCTCAtgcttgtaatgccagcactgaTAAGGTAGGTAGATTGCTCCAAGTCAGAAGTCATATTGAGTACCACgtgagccaggactacacagtaaaATCCTGCAAAAATAAGTGATTGGGGCTGAAGGCTAAGTTTGTTCTCAGAGGTTAAGACTGCTTACTGctgcctggcggtggtggcgcacgcctttaatcccagcacttgggaggcagaggcaggcagatttctgagtttgaggccagcctggtctacaaagtgagttccaggacagccagggctatacagagaaaccctgtctcaaaaacaaacaaacaaagcaaacaaaacaaacaacaacaacaaaaccgaaAGAATGcttactgttcttctagaggacctagatttgattcccagaaccaacatgatggcttacaaccaccagTTCCAAGGAATCAATGTCCTCTtcaggctatatatatatatgtgtgtgtgtgtgtgtgtgtatatatatatatatacgctgatagacactgagaccatagaagataaataaacttttaaaaatgtaagtaaataacaAAGTTCCATTCAACAGGTGTTTACTAGGTAGTTGCTAGGCACAAACATTCGGGATTCTGGAAGAGAGGTTGGTGCCCGGTGGGAGGAAAGCAGATGATGTTTGGAGCTCTGACTTAATTTTGTAATCGAGTTCCCCAGACCCACTTCTAAAATTGCCTCTGAGACTTTGGGTCTGCTTGCCTTTCTTTGGGGCCTGGTTTTGGGTTAGAGGAGTTGAAGATAGAGTTTCCCCATTCCAATACCTCTTTCTTGCCATAGCCCCATGCCTTCTCATTTCTTGTCCTCATAACCCATGCCCTTCTGGCCTCACCATCTTTCCTTCTCTGGCAGTAGATGGTAGGCACTTTCAAACTCCTTTTATTGTCAGCCTGGAGTGATAGGCCAGAGCGGGTACCTGTCACAGGTCCACTATGCCAAACAGTCCCTTTCCACTTAGTAGTCATCATTTTTCAGGAACCCGGTTTGGGGCCATGCTCGACATGCTGACGGACCGTTGCGCCACCATGTGTCTCTTGGTCAACCTGGCCCTGCTCTACCCACGAGCCACCCTTCTCTTCCAGCTCAGCATGAGCTTGGACGTGGCCAGTCACTGGCTGCATCTGCAcaggtttgtttgctttgattgATGCTTGGGGTGCTGGTGAGTGGAAGGCATTACAGTGGGGCGGGGACTGGGATGGCTTCAGGCTTGTGGgtggtttctttttcctctctccttgaGACAGTAGACCAAGGCTTGCTTAGAATTTAGTATGTGCTCATGTAGGCCTCAAATTCATGACAGTCTTCCTACGTCAGCCTCCTGACTCCTGAAGTTATAGGCATATCCCTGCATGCCGCTGTCCTTAAGCCCCTGGGTAATCCCTGTGTCTCTGAGTGGGCTTGTCATTTTTATAGGTGGTGTGAGCAATTTCTAGCATGGGCCTGGCTGAATAATTTAGGGTTCCAAATGGGGGAAGACGTATGGGTGCTTTGTATAGGGCATTCAGTCCTGGCTCTGCCTCACCTAGGGAACTGTATGATTTTGCACAAGATATAATTTTCAGCTTCACACCAGTTCCTCCGCTCAGTGAACGCTCATGAAGTCCCatgcttttctccccaagttctGTGGTGCGAGGCAGTGAGAGTCACAAGATGATCGACCTGTCTGGGAACCCTGTGCTTCGGATCTACTATACCTCTAGGGTAAGCACTTCCTGCCCCTCCTCAACTTGATCTGAAAACAGGAAGTCTGAGGCTGAACCCTGGCCAGGAGAGATGCTATACAGCCATCTGAGCAGGAGTGGTCCATGGAGGATAATTGGTGGGACATCATCATGGCAGCAGTGACAGTGAAGCCCCAAGAGAGAGAGGGCGAAGGGGGTGGGTGGAGTCAGAGAGAGACCAAAGAAATATGCAGTATAGTGCAGTGTGCAGCTGGCTGTGAGGCGCTCTCCTGTCTGGCAGAAGTCCCTGTGGGTTACAGTAGGGACATGGCCCTACGTCTTAGGCAGCCTTATATTGTGTGCAGCCTGCTCTGTTCACCCTGTGTGCTGGAAATGAACTCTTCTACTGCCTCCTGTATCTCTTCAATTTCTCCGAGGGACCACTAGgtaagaagtgggggtgggggtggggttccgccctgccctgccctgccctgccctgccctggggGAGAGAGAGGCCTCCCTCTCACACCCCTCCATCCCCTGCTTTCCAtctttcttcctgcctccctgtAGTCGGCTCTGTGGGCCTTTTCCGGATGGGCCTCTGGGTCACAGCTCCCATCGCGCTGCTCAAGTCCGTCATTAGTGTCATCCACCTCATCACGGCTGCAAGAAACATGGCTGCCCTGGATGCAGCAGACCGCGCCAAGAAGAAATGATCCTCTCCCATCCCCAGCTGTCCACCTGCCCTGGGTATCTACTGTACCACGTGACTCCTCTCCTCCTAAGAGGTCCCAGTGTCATGTCTTTCTCATGTGTTCTCTAACCTGCTGGGATTAGGGGTCACCTTCTGTTTGGTGTTGTCACTATCTCTTTAATCCTGATGATTAGACCCAACCTGTGACCCCAAGGACCTGGCACTGCCAAGCAGGAAGGGTGCTCAGGAGGCCCTGCCCATCCAGCTGGTGCTCCGGGAGGCCTGACTGAAGACTGGGTGTTGCCACACATCCTGCTGCCTCAGTCCTGGGGTCTGGAGTGAGACTTTGGGGACATGTGAGGGCAAAGGAGTCAGACTGATGTCATTGGACCTGGGGTACCaggctggggagggaaggggcCAGCTAGATCCTTCCCTGAGGCCAGCTCCTCTCTCCTGTCCTGCTCTGGAAACCTCCACAATAAAGGGGGGCCCCTTCAGTctttttggatgtgtttactTTGAGACACTCTTAGATGATGGCCCAGGGTCCATGGGAGCTGGATTAGAATCCACCTGGATGCTTTCCCAAAGGTGGCTGGCTCCTCCCTGTCGTTCCAGTGATCTCGAGAGGCtttgtggctcctcaggttcacAGGCATTGTCTCTGCCCACCTGCTTTATGTCCCTAGCTGGCCACTTTTGATTGTAACCTTGATATTTTCTACCCTCATGAGAATGTGAGCTTCATGAGAGCAGACTTATGTCTTTCTTGTCTCTGCCTAGAGTGAAAACTAGCCTGGCATGTGGTAGCTGCTTAATAAATATTCATGGGAAGATGGATGGTTTTCTCAGAGCATGGTCCTTAGGCTGagagtgtgtagtgtgtgtgtgtgtgtgtgtgtgtgtgtgtgtgtgtgtgtgtgtgtgtgtctgtgtctgtgtctgtgtctgtgtcttggtCAACCTGACCCTGCTATACCCTGTagccacacacacatccacacacacatgcatgcttggacgcacacatgcacacacaccccgcACACCACACACCTTGCTTCCTGGAACTCCTGGTCCTACTTTGGCCTTTTTCACAGTCTACCACCATACCAACTTAAGGGTTAGTGTACACTGTGTACTGACTTAAGGGTTAGTGTACACTGTATACCaactgaaaggttttttttttttttttggacttttcattgctttttaaaaaatgatttattattttagtacattggtgttttgcttgcatgtcccTGTAaaagtattggatcccctggaactagagttatagacagttgagacccgccatgtgggtgctgggaactataCCGCGTCCTGTGAAAGAaccaagtgcttttaactacttaGCCAACTCTAGCCCcaaggctttttatttttatttatttttgagatggtatCACCACCCACACTGGCCTTGAGTCCCAAAGTGgtgtgcttctgcctcctgagtgctgggatatgcCACCATatgaattttggttttggttttggttttggtttggtttggtttggtttggttttgagacagcattCCTATATTACTCTTTCTAGGCTCAAATGAGCCGACCATGGGACCATGGGGACAGGTCACTACCTTGCACCAGCTTTCtttttctgggattaaaggtgtgcgtcagcACCAGCTTGCACAAGCTTTCTTTATTCTGGCTTTTGAGACCCGGGCTGTCTCAACCGCTCTAGGGAGCAGAGGATGACCATgaactgatcttcctgcttccggCTCCCTTGTGCTAAGACTACAGTAGGTGCCAGCAAACTCAGCGCTCCTTCATTTTGAAGTGCATTGGGCTGCAGCGCTAGACCCCCATTGTTGGCGTTGTTGGCAGACAGGATTTGTTCCATCCTCATAATGACTTGGCTGTTTCACACAACTTGTGTTTGGGAAAGCTGGCATTCAGGTGCAATGTTGGGCTTTGGGGAGATAggatcttactatatagcccaggctggcctcaaactcaagaccttcctgcctcagatCTTTGAATGCTGGGTGTGTGCCACTGCACCCAGTAGGATGAGGTGCTGA
This Mus musculus strain C57BL/6J chromosome 7, GRCm38.p6 C57BL/6J DNA region includes the following protein-coding sequences:
- the Cdipt gene encoding CDP-diacylglycerol--inositol 3-phosphatidyltransferase isoform 1 (isoform 1 is encoded by transcript variant 1) — protein: MPEENIFLFVPNLIGYARIVFAIISFYFMPCCPFTASSFYLLSGLLDAFDGHAARALNQGTRFGAMLDMLTDRCATMCLLVNLALLYPRATLLFQLSMSLDVASHWLHLHSSVVRGSESHKMIDLSGNPVLRIYYTSRPALFTLCAGNELFYCLLYLFNFSEGPLVGSVGLFRMGLWVTAPIALLKSVISVIHLITAARNMAALDAADRAKKK
- the Cdipt gene encoding CDP-diacylglycerol--inositol 3-phosphatidyltransferase isoform 3 (isoform 3 is encoded by transcript variant 3), with product MPEENIFLFVPNLIGYARIVFAIISFYFMPCCPFTASSFYLLSGLLDAFDGHAARALNQGTRFGAMLDMLTDRCATMCLLVNLALLYPRATLLFQLSMSLDVASHWLHLHSSVVRGSESHKMIDLSGNPVLRIYYTSRAALYCVQPALFTLCAGNELFYCLLYLFNFSEGPLVGSVGLFRMGLWVTAPIALLKSVISVIHLITAARNMAALDAADRAKKK
- the Cdiptos gene encoding uncharacterized protein LOC381922 isoform X2; translated protein: MAEVPLRPACFLFLPGPLGFGSYQRTGEGRDSRASRKGRNWKGSSRRDLRGNLHFAFHRGRKLLEATVRRRDYSVPSLRLPKRLGDLVQPTSLPRPRRLRSSSLSGTQAGKRWLERLRACLPLASSAALVVGGLEPKFHPNAFPSPKCLDITLGSPPPRRNQESQRMASTSARSGDKKDIRSSQAAASLGGGQKLSCSEEFLTRISTELTDEALFIARSRLSPLPNKEKNTKDQGTQISRHALTKIEPEPRHTFCHLLVKRDHSPTA
- the Cdiptos gene encoding uncharacterized protein LOC381922 isoform X3, whose amino-acid sequence is MAEVPLRPACFLFLPGPLGFGSYQRTGEGRDSRASRKGRNWKGSSRRDLRGNLHFAFHRGRKLLEATVRRRDYSVPSLRLPKRLGDLVQPTSLPRPRRLRSSSLSGTQAGKRRMASTSARSGDKKDIRSSQAAASLGGGQKLSCSEEFLTRISTELTDEALFIARSRLSPLPNKEKNTKDQGTQISRHVFFTKTRGTDTRSDKNRTRTKAHLLPSPREKGPLPNSLTTGG
- the Cdiptos gene encoding uncharacterized protein LOC381922; this encodes MASTSARSGDKKDIRSSQAAASLGGGQKLSCSEEFLTRISTELTDEALFIARSRLSPLPNKEKNTKDQGTQISRHVFFTKTRGTDTRSDKNRTRTKAHLLPSPREKGPLPNSLTTGG
- the Cdipt gene encoding CDP-diacylglycerol--inositol 3-phosphatidyltransferase isoform 2 (isoform 2 is encoded by transcript variant 2) — protein: MPEENIFLFVPNLIGYARIVFAIISFYFMPCCPFTASSFYLLSGLLDAFDGHAARALNQGTRFGAMLDMLTDRCATMCLLVNLALLYPRATLLFQLSMSLDVASHWLHLHSSVVRGSESHKMIDLSGNPVLRIYYTSRPYIVCSLLCSPCVLEMNSSTASCISSISPRDH
- the Cdiptos gene encoding uncharacterized protein LOC381922 isoform X1 gives rise to the protein MAEVPLRPACFLFLPGPLGFGSYQRTGEGRDSRASRKGRNWKGSSRRDLRGNLHFAFHRGRKLLEATVRRRDYSVPSLRLPKRLGDLVQPTSLPRPRRLRSSSLSGTQAGKRWLERLRACLPLASSAALVVGGLEPKFHPNAFPSPKCLDITLGSPPPRRNQESQRMASTSARSGDKKDIRSSQAAASLGGGQKLSCSEEFLTRISTELTDEALFIARSRLSPLPNKEKNTKDQGTQISRHVFFTKTRGTDTRSDKNRTRTKAHLLPSPREKGPLPNSLTTGG